In Macaca nemestrina isolate mMacNem1 chromosome 11, mMacNem.hap1, whole genome shotgun sequence, a single window of DNA contains:
- the LOC139357152 gene encoding LOW QUALITY PROTEIN: thymosin beta-4-like (The sequence of the model RefSeq protein was modified relative to this genomic sequence to represent the inferred CDS: inserted 2 bases in 1 codon; substituted 2 bases at 2 genomic stop codons): MSDKPDMAEIKKFXMSKXKKAELXEKNPLPSKEMIEQKKEADKSCGGMCHQYALYIQ, translated from the exons ATGTCTGACAAACCTGACATGGCTGAGATCAAGAAATT TATGTCAAAATAGAAGAAGGCAGAATTGTAAGAGAAAAATCCACTGCCTTCCAAAGAAATGATAGAACAGAAGAAGGAGGCAGACAAATCTTGtggaggcatgtgccaccaataTGCACTGTACATTCAATGA